One Azospirillum sp. B510 genomic window carries:
- a CDS encoding outer membrane protein assembly factor BamD, which produces MLPRPYRLPLTAILLSAALSACSSTKEDAYVERPADQLLSEADAAMRDEAFKKAAKLYDEVERQHPYSDSASKAQLLAAYAHYQDLKYDDAILALDRFIQLHPGSPDVDYAYYMRALSYYEQITDVRRDQKMTRQALDALQEVVRRFPDSKYARDAKLKIDLTNDHLAGKEMEVGRFYLRQRQYTAAINRFRVVVENYQTTSHVPEALHRLVECYLALGVTDEAKAAAAVLGHNFPGSEWYTDSYALLVDANLRPERNEKSWLNRAWNSLF; this is translated from the coding sequence CCCTGTCCGCCTGCTCCTCCACCAAGGAGGATGCGTATGTCGAACGACCGGCCGACCAACTCCTGTCGGAAGCCGATGCGGCGATGCGGGATGAGGCTTTCAAGAAGGCCGCCAAGCTCTACGACGAGGTGGAGCGCCAGCATCCCTATTCGGATTCGGCCAGCAAGGCGCAGCTTCTCGCCGCCTATGCCCATTACCAGGATCTGAAATACGACGACGCCATCCTGGCGCTCGACCGTTTCATCCAGCTTCATCCGGGCAGCCCGGATGTCGACTACGCCTACTATATGCGGGCGCTGAGCTATTATGAGCAGATCACCGACGTGCGCCGCGATCAGAAGATGACGCGTCAGGCGCTCGACGCCCTGCAGGAGGTGGTCCGCCGCTTCCCCGACAGCAAATACGCCCGCGACGCCAAGCTGAAGATCGACCTGACCAACGACCATCTCGCCGGCAAGGAGATGGAGGTCGGGCGCTTCTACCTGCGTCAGCGTCAGTATACCGCCGCGATCAACCGCTTCCGCGTCGTCGTTGAAAATTACCAGACCACGTCCCATGTGCCTGAGGCGCTGCACCGGCTGGTGGAGTGCTATCTGGCGCTGGGCGTGACCGACGAGGCGAAGGCCGCCGCGGCTGTGCTCGGCCACAACTTCCCCGGCAGCGAATGGTACACGGACAGCTACGCCCTGCTGGTGGACGCCAATCTGCGTCCCGAGCGAAACGAGAAGTCGTGGCTCAACCGAGCCTGGAACTCCCTGTTCTAG